Proteins co-encoded in one Acidithiobacillus caldus ATCC 51756 genomic window:
- the minE gene encoding cell division topological specificity factor MinE, which translates to MSFLDYFLGTRKKSAEVAKDRLRLILAHERSAGTQDFLPQMQEELLAVIAKYLPVERDRISVNLERRGDFEVLELNVLFPEKAGNAPKH; encoded by the coding sequence ATGTCCTTTCTCGATTATTTTCTGGGTACGCGCAAGAAAAGCGCAGAGGTGGCCAAGGACCGACTCCGTCTGATCCTGGCCCACGAACGCAGTGCTGGCACGCAAGATTTCCTGCCGCAGATGCAAGAGGAACTCCTCGCCGTCATCGCCAAATACCTGCCCGTGGAGCGCGACCGGATCAGCGTCAACCTCGAGCGGCGCGGCGATTTCGAGGTGCTGGAGCTGAACGTGCTTTTCCCCGAAAAGGCGGGTAACGCACCGAAGCATTGA